Below is a window of bacterium DNA.
TGCCTTCTGCCCTCTGCCCTCTGCCTTCTGCCCTCTGCCTTCTGCCTTCTGCCTTCTGCCCTCTGCCTTCTGCCCTCTGCCTTCTGCCTTCTGCCCTCTGCTTTTCCTTTCCTATAACATTCCAATCGGGTCAACATCTACATTTATCTTCAAATACCCCGGTATAGTTATTTGGTCTAATGCTGATTTCACTAATTCCCGAAGGGGTTTAGGATTACCTTTAAGAAGTATTTGCCAGCGATATTCTTCCTTTATCTTAGTTAAAGGGCAAGGGGCTGGACCTAAAATAATCACCGTTTTATCCTGGTTATTACTTCGGAGAATACTACCGAGCGTCTGGGCTAATTTAATCGTTTCCTCACCATTTTTACCTTTGATGATAATATTAAGTAAATGGGTAAAAGGTGGGTAATTAAGTTCTTTTCTAAATGTAATCTCTTGAGAATAAAAGGTGGCATAGTCCTGTATCTTAGCCGACTGAATAGTAGAATGTTCAGGATTATAGGTTTGAATAATAACTAATCCGGGATTTTGCCCTCTTCCGGCGCGACCAGCAACTTGCGTCAGTAATCCAAATGTCCGTTCTGCGGCACGAAAATCAGGCAGATTTAACCCCACATCTGCTGAAACTACCCCAACTAAGGTTACATTGGGAAAATCTAATCCCTTAGCAATCATTTGTGTGCCAACTAAAATATCTATTCCGCCTGATTTAAAAGAAGAAAGAATATTATCATGAGCCATTTTAGGTGTAGTTGTATCTAAATCCATTCTTGAAATTCTTGAATGTGGGAATAATTTTTGTAATTCATCCTCAACCTTCTGCGTTCCTGTGCCAGAATACCGAATTTGTGTCCCCTGACACTTAGGGCAGAATGCGGGTGCTATTTTTTGAAAATTACAATAATGGCATTTGAGCATTTTGTCTGCAAAATGATAGGTTAAAGTAATCTCACAATGCGGACATCTCATCGTCATCCCACAATCACGACATTGAATAAAGGTGGCAAATCCTCGCCGATTTAAGAAAATAATGACTTGCTGTTGTTTGTTTAGTCTGTCCAATATTGCCTCTTTTAATTTTAGGCTAAAAATACTCCGATTACCCATTTTGAGCTCTTCTTTCATATCGATTATTTCTACCTCTGCTAAAGGTCTATGGTCAATTCGAGATGGGAGATGGAGATAGTAAAATTTACCAATGGATGTGTTGTAATATGCCTCTACGGATGGGGTGGCAGAACCTAAAATTACCACAGCATCAGTAAACTTTGCTCGCATAATCGCTACATCTCGAGCATGGTAGCGTGGGACAGAATCATATTGTTTATAAGTAGTTTCGTGTTCTTCATCAATAACAATCAGACCTAAATTTTTCATAGGGGCAAAGATAGCCGAACGAGCACCAATAACGATTTCTGCTCCACCTTCCTGTATCCTTCGCCATTGGTCATAGCGTTCGCCTGGAGATAATTTACTGTGTAAAATGGCTACTTTTCCGCCAAAGCGGGCTTTAAATCGCTCAACTGTCTGCGGAGTAAGTGATATTTCTGGCACTAAAACAATCACCCCTTTTCCTATCTTCAAAACCTCATCTATGGCTTGAAGATAAACCTCTGTTTTACCACTCCCGGTTATGCCATGCAATAAAAATACCTTAAACTCACCTTTTTTAATATATTCTTTGATAGCATTTAAACTCTCAGTTTGCTCTTTGGTCAATCTTAGAGGGTAAGAAGGTTTAAAATATCTATCTTTGTAAGGTTCCCTATCTATTTGCTTTGAACAAACCATAAGAAAATTTTTATTTATAAGATTATTAATCGGGGTGAGGCTTGTTTGTGCTTTTTGGGCTAATTTATCTGGCTCAAGAGCCCCATTTTGATGCAGGATTTCAATAATCGAACGCTGTCTTTGAGTCAGTGTTTGCGCCAATATTCTTTCCTTAGGCAGGGCTAATTTGATTACCTTTATCTCTTTGGGTTTTAAAGCAGGCTTTTTAACACGCTCGATCTCTATCAA
It encodes the following:
- the priA gene encoding primosomal protein N'; amino-acid sequence: MFIEIVSGLSIDKTFTYAVPKELEKDIAIGKRVLVPFGHRRHLTGYIVNVLTSPICADYEIKDILDVLDSTPVLSDEMLKLTQWIATYYLCSWGEVIESTLPPGININTKTRIKYLKDMPGLDKKAPLQFKILELIKKEKEISLAKLLNILKKRPIYSAINSLIQKELIEIERVKKPALKPKEIKVIKLALPKERILAQTLTQRQRSIIEILHQNGALEPDKLAQKAQTSLTPINNLINKNFLMVCSKQIDREPYKDRYFKPSYPLRLTKEQTESLNAIKEYIKKGEFKVFLLHGITGSGKTEVYLQAIDEVLKIGKGVIVLVPEISLTPQTVERFKARFGGKVAILHSKLSPGERYDQWRRIQEGGAEIVIGARSAIFAPMKNLGLIVIDEEHETTYKQYDSVPRYHARDVAIMRAKFTDAVVILGSATPSVEAYYNTSIGKFYYLHLPSRIDHRPLAEVEIIDMKEELKMGNRSIFSLKLKEAILDRLNKQQQVIIFLNRRGFATFIQCRDCGMTMRCPHCEITLTYHFADKMLKCHYCNFQKIAPAFCPKCQGTQIRYSGTGTQKVEDELQKLFPHSRISRMDLDTTTPKMAHDNILSSFKSGGIDILVGTQMIAKGLDFPNVTLVGVVSADVGLNLPDFRAAERTFGLLTQVAGRAGRGQNPGLVIIQTYNPEHSTIQSAKIQDYATFYSQEITFRKELNYPPFTHLLNIIIKGKNGEETIKLAQTLGSILRSNNQDKTVIILGPAPCPLTKIKEEYRWQILLKGNPKPLRELVKSALDQITIPGYLKINVDVDPIGML